A portion of the Lolium rigidum isolate FL_2022 chromosome 1, APGP_CSIRO_Lrig_0.1, whole genome shotgun sequence genome contains these proteins:
- the LOC124702366 gene encoding uncharacterized protein LOC124702366, producing the protein MGISHPLSDEFGGGGMMLMSPERTPPSSPPSPASCCSAVDGQDDFLEHEVSRMDTLAGIAIKYGVQISDIKRSNGLVSDSQMYARKALLIPLPGRPMPSSVRFNGSPETSKRAWAQNNQQNRDLDSLDSSKSSQQRSSLAMSSLQSYYGLSSQRSDDMDCSTEMSLYRKGSSLDETLLNPFSPPDRMQSTGRSRNSEDTTNGAGVMQSSGATKEKQDGSIRRRQKVEVNTQDDVLSNSIKMIKSFLPRPISSIRLNMMDTSSSPDPAVKTSGSFLDGFKSSVRKSPSAPSFVDTENNSGVSMWSSSKWTFNHESFTRPLLDGLPKPAPARRTKAALD; encoded by the exons ATGGGGATCTCGCACCCTCTGTCCGACGAGTTCGGCGGCGGAGGGATGATGCTgatgtcgccggagaggacgcctCCGTCCTCGCCACCGTCGCCGGCGTCATGCTGCTCGGCGGTGGACGGCCAGGACGACTTCCTCGAGCACGAGGTGTCCCGGATGGACACGCTCGCCGGCATCGCCATCAAGTACGGCGTCCAG ATATCCGACATTAAGAGGTCGAATGGTCTTGTGAGTGACAGCCAGATGTATGCACGCAAGGCATTGCTCATTCCTCTGCCAGGAAGGCCCATGCCATCCTCTGTGAGATTCAATGGCTCGCCTGAAACATCGAAAAG AGCGTGGGCTCAGAATAATCAGCAAAACAGGGACCTGGATTCATTAGATTCGTCCAAGTCTAGTCAGCAGCGGTCCTCACTTGCAATGAGCAGCTTGCAGAGCTACTACGGCCTAAGTTCTCAAAGAAGTGATGACATGGATTGCAGCACTGAGATGTCCTTGTACAGAAAGGGTAGCTCGCTAGACGAAACATTGCTCAACCCCTTTTCTCCACCGGACAGGATGCAAAGCACTGGCAGAAGCCGGAACTCGGAAGACACGACAAATGGTGCAGGTGTTATGCAGAGCAGTGGGGCAACCAAAGAAAAGCAAGACGGTTCTATACGCCGGCGGCAGAAAGTGGAAGTCAACACCCAGGACGACGTCCTGTCGAATTCGATCAAGATGATCAAAAGTTTCCTACCAAGGCCAATCTCCAGCATCCGTCTGAATATGATGGACACGAGCAGCAGCCCGGATCCAGCCGTGAAGACCAGCGGCTCTTTTCTCGACGGGTTTAAATCCTCTGTGCGGAAGTCACCCAGTGCCCCGAGCTTCGTTGACACGGAGAACAACAGCGGGGTCTCCATGTGGTCGAGCTCCAAGTGGACCTTCAACCACGAGTCCTTCACCCGGCCGTTGCTCGACGGCCTGCCGAAGCCCGCACCAGCTCGCAGGACCAAGGCTGCTCTGGACTGA